GGTTTACTCTATAGTAATTGTTTTCTAGAAGCTTTTTAGAAAAAACTTGACTAAGCTGAGCATTTCCTTCTAATGTTACTGATATTATAGGTAGATCTGGATCTTTGCTTGTAACCCACTCTATAGCACCCCATTTACTTGTATCTTCTTTTATACTATTATAGCAATACCCTGTTCCAAATGATAAAAGTCTTATTTGATCCATTCTTTTACCTAGTTCATCATCTATAGCATATATTATACTTGCTAGACTTGGATCTGTTGCTATTATACCTCCATCTATATGACAATCATATGATGGAAAAAATACTGGTGCTGCACTACTAGCCATAGCAACATCTACAACCCTATAATCTTCTGTTTCTGAGTTTGGTATATTATTATAAAAAATAGCTTTCCAAGGATTATCCTTATTTCCTAAATAAAAGGTTGGTATTATAACTAATTTACCTAAATCTTTTAACTTTAAATTCTCTGGAAATACACTAAGCAAGATTTCTTTTAGGTGATTATTATCGTATTTTGGTCTTGATATTTGTGAATAAGACTTATCAAATATATAATCTAAATTCTCTTTTGAATATAATTTACTTATTTCATCTGGTCTCATTCCATAAGCTAAACCTAAAGCTATTAAACTACCTGTTGATGTTCCACTTATCATATTTGATGTTTTTACTATATCTGAAATTTTACTTTGTATTTTTTCTAATAACTTTATGCTTAGAGCTCCTCGAAGTCCTCCTCCATCAAATGATAATATATTAAAAATAGAATCATTCATAATTTTCCTCCTATTTCTATTTTACTTTAATATATGTATTTCTTTTTAATAGTTTCAAATTAATGTAACTTTATTTCATAAAAAAAGATGGCATATGCCATCCTTTACTTTTTCATATTTTCATCTATGTATGTAAGTATACCTTGAGTTATTCCCTCTGCTAAATCATTTTGATATTCTTCATCTTTTAACTTTTTAACTTCTTCATTATTAGTTAAAAAACCACATTCAACTAATACTGCTGGCATTTTACTTTGTAGTAATACCTGAAATCTATCTGATTTTACACCTCTATCTCTTACATCTATATATGAAGTTATAGTCTCCTGAATTTGTTTTGCAAGTTCATATGAATCATCATCTTTTTCTTTTGTATAATATACTTCTAATCCAGTTGCATCACTTCCGCCAGTTTGACCATTTAGATGTATAGATACTAGCGCGTCTACATTTTGCTCATTAGCAAGCTTAGCTCTATCGGCTAAACTTACATATTTATCTTCATTTCTTGATATTATAACTTGTACATCTTTTTGTTTTGTTAATTTTTGAGCTACTAATGCCCCAATTTTTAATGTTATATCTTTTTCAAATGTTACTTTATCATTGGCTATAGTTCCTTTATCATTTCCTCCATGACCTGGATCTATAAGTATTGTATATTTTTTATTTATATTTTTATCTACTTCTGTCTGTAAAGTTTCATTATCATTTTCCGAACTCTCTTTAACAGATGTTTTTTGTTTATTATCATTTATATTTTGAATCGCTAAAATAGCACCTTGTGTTAACTTAAAAGTCCCAGCTATAAATAGTATAATTATTATAATTAATACTGATAATTTTATTTTATTTATTTTTCGTTTTTTATTTCGTCTACTACTTCTATTATTTCTTCTTCTAGCCATTTTATCGCCTTTCTAGATGTATAGTTTTCTTTATAATTATAAACTATATTTTAACATCCAAAAACGCATTTTTCAACATTTGTAAACATTTTAACTTAGTTTTGCCTTATATTATCCACCTAATGTAACATCTTGTGTATTATACCATTTAAATGCTTCTAACACATGATTTTTATTAAAATCTGGCCAATATTCATCTAATATATAAAAATCTGCATAAATTGATTGAACAGGTAAAAATCCACTTAATCGTCTTCTTCCTCCCCATCTTATAATCAAGTCTAATCTTGATATATCAAATGATTGTATATGATTTTGTATATTATTTTTATTTACATTTTGTGCATCTGCTAATGTATTTAAATCCCAATGCCATCCATAGTTTACTAATATGTTAGCCTTTATTTGTCCATCTTTTCCTTTTGTCCTATTTGTAAATGGTAATAATTCTTTTGGAAACATTGGAGATTTAGTATTTCCTATTACTAAAAGAGATGCCCCTTCATCATTTAATATATGAGCAGCTTTTATACATGCATCTGTAAAAGCTTTAGTCTGAATAGATGGTCTTTTAGTATTATCTGTAGTAAATCCATAAAATGTAACTTCCTCTACTCCCATATCTCTACATGCTCTATATGCTTCAATGCCTGGATCAAGTCCATTTTCATATCCTTTGTCTTTAGTCATTCCCTTATTTTGTGCCCATCTTCTATTTCCATCCGGAATTATACCTACATGTTTTGGTATTCTCATTAAAATTCACCTCATAAATAATTTTATTAAGATTATTTACATTATTTACATATTATAGACACTATAATATTTATTATTTATGAAATATATATCTAAATAACTAGAAATAAGTTTTAATAATAATTAAGATATTGTTTCTTTTTTGAAGTTGATTTTTATTGTAGCAAATAGTAAAATTTATATAATTATTACAAATAAATATATTTTGGAGGATACAATGAAAAAATTAATAGCTTTATTCTCATTAGTTTTAACATTAGGACTTGTTGGATGTTCATCTAAGTCTGAAGTTAAAGATATACCAGTTTCTGATATAAAATCAGCAATAAATAATGAAACACTTTTACCTATTCAACCTATATTTGATATAGATGCAAAAGAATTTTATGTATTTGAAAATGTTAAAGATGATATAAAAGAAGGCTTTGTTTTACAAGCTATGATAAATGTAAAATTACAAGATGTATTCGTAGTTAAAACAGATAATGTTGAAAAAGTAAAAAAAGCAATAGAAGAGTATAAAACTAACAATTTAAGAAGTTTCTCTGATGGATACGGAGGAGAAGAAAATGCAACTGCTGTTGCTGATTCTATACTTGAAAGTGTTGGTGATTATGTTTATTTTATAGCTACTAATAATGCTAAGGATATAGAATCAAAAATATTAGAAATGATCAAATAGTACTTA
The Romboutsia ilealis genome window above contains:
- a CDS encoding DUF4358 domain-containing protein — translated: MKKLIALFSLVLTLGLVGCSSKSEVKDIPVSDIKSAINNETLLPIQPIFDIDAKEFYVFENVKDDIKEGFVLQAMINVKLQDVFVVKTDNVEKVKKAIEEYKTNNLRSFSDGYGGEENATAVADSILESVGDYVYFIATNNAKDIESKILEMIK
- a CDS encoding N-acetylmuramoyl-L-alanine amidase family protein — translated: MARRRNNRSSRRNKKRKINKIKLSVLIIIIILFIAGTFKLTQGAILAIQNINDNKQKTSVKESSENDNETLQTEVDKNINKKYTILIDPGHGGNDKGTIANDKVTFEKDITLKIGALVAQKLTKQKDVQVIISRNEDKYVSLADRAKLANEQNVDALVSIHLNGQTGGSDATGLEVYYTKEKDDDSYELAKQIQETITSYIDVRDRGVKSDRFQVLLQSKMPAVLVECGFLTNNEEVKKLKDEEYQNDLAEGITQGILTYIDENMKK
- the uppS gene encoding polyprenyl diphosphate synthase, which produces MRIPKHVGIIPDGNRRWAQNKGMTKDKGYENGLDPGIEAYRACRDMGVEEVTFYGFTTDNTKRPSIQTKAFTDACIKAAHILNDEGASLLVIGNTKSPMFPKELLPFTNRTKGKDGQIKANILVNYGWHWDLNTLADAQNVNKNNIQNHIQSFDISRLDLIIRWGGRRRLSGFLPVQSIYADFYILDEYWPDFNKNHVLEAFKWYNTQDVTLGG
- a CDS encoding patatin-like phospholipase family protein, which codes for MNDSIFNILSFDGGGLRGALSIKLLEKIQSKISDIVKTSNMISGTSTGSLIALGLAYGMRPDEISKLYSKENLDYIFDKSYSQISRPKYDNNHLKEILLSVFPENLKLKDLGKLVIIPTFYLGNKDNPWKAIFYNNIPNSETEDYRVVDVAMASSAAPVFFPSYDCHIDGGIIATDPSLASIIYAIDDELGKRMDQIRLLSFGTGYCYNSIKEDTSKWGAIEWVTSKDPDLPIISVTLEGNAQLSQVFSKKLLENNYYRVNPKMDKDISMDDTKEIDYLLKLADEYNIKECVNWINSKWNKI